One genomic region from Polynucleobacter sp. MWH-P3-07-1 encodes:
- a CDS encoding ABC transporter ATP-binding protein, with the protein MTDDNCSTLQSSQGKPESIAGDVVVSVRDVNFAYAPEERQILSGLNMEFKRGQVVAVMGGSGCGKTTILRLIGGQYAAQSGQVLFEGQDIGRMNSAQLMNARRRMGMLFQFGALFTDLSVYENVAFPLREHTDLTEELLRSLVLMKLNAVGLRGARDLMPAQISGGMARRVALARAIALDPPLIMYDEPFAGLDPISLGITARLIRDLNNALGATSLLVTHDVEETFAIADYVYFIANGRIGAEGTPEELSRSTDPFVRQFLDASPDGPVPFNYPGPSLAQDFGLRNT; encoded by the coding sequence ATGACTGACGACAACTGCTCCACTTTGCAAAGCAGCCAAGGGAAACCCGAATCCATTGCGGGTGATGTTGTTGTCTCGGTTCGGGATGTGAACTTTGCTTATGCGCCTGAAGAGCGGCAGATTCTCTCTGGGCTCAATATGGAGTTCAAGCGCGGACAAGTAGTCGCCGTCATGGGTGGGTCTGGTTGCGGTAAGACTACTATTCTCAGACTCATTGGCGGACAATACGCCGCTCAATCAGGTCAGGTTTTATTTGAAGGCCAAGATATCGGCAGAATGAATTCTGCGCAGTTGATGAATGCACGCCGTCGCATGGGAATGCTTTTTCAGTTCGGCGCGCTCTTTACAGATTTAAGTGTTTATGAAAACGTCGCATTTCCTTTGCGTGAGCATACGGATTTAACTGAAGAGCTATTGCGTTCCTTAGTGTTGATGAAGCTCAATGCCGTTGGCTTGCGTGGAGCGCGTGATTTGATGCCCGCTCAAATTTCTGGTGGAATGGCTCGGCGCGTTGCACTAGCCCGTGCTATTGCTTTAGATCCGCCGCTGATCATGTATGACGAGCCCTTTGCAGGTCTCGATCCGATTTCCTTGGGCATTACAGCGCGATTGATCCGGGATTTAAATAATGCACTTGGCGCTACCAGTTTGCTGGTAACGCACGACGTTGAAGAAACTTTTGCAATTGCAGACTATGTTTACTTCATTGCCAATGGTCGTATTGGCGCAGAAGGTACACCCGAAGAGCTAAGCCGTTCAACGGATCCTTTTGTGCGTCAATTCCTAGATGCCTCACCAGATGGCCCAGTACCCTTTAATTATCCTGGCCCAAGTTTGGCTCAAGATTTTGGATTGAGAAACACATGA
- the mlaE gene encoding lipid asymmetry maintenance ABC transporter permease subunit MlaE, giving the protein MMILHTVLDLFGSLGFFVRRNLTSLGLAARMFTAAIYRSTFLLKRPRLVIDQILFVGNHSFVIIAVSGLFVGFVLGLQGYYTLNRYGSEQALGLLVALSLTRELGPVITALLFAGRAGTSLTAEIGLMKAGEQLSAMEMMAVDPLARVIAPRLWAGIIAMPILATIFTAVGVMGGYFVGVPLIGVDSGAFWSQMQGGVDLFSDIGNGLIKSLVFGVAVTFIALYQGYEAKPTPEGVSQATTRTVVVSSLSVLALDFLLTAMMFSN; this is encoded by the coding sequence ATGATGATTTTGCATACCGTGCTCGATCTTTTTGGGAGTCTTGGTTTCTTTGTTCGTCGAAACCTGACCAGCTTAGGTTTGGCAGCAAGAATGTTTACTGCTGCAATCTATCGCTCTACCTTTCTGCTAAAAAGACCACGTTTAGTGATTGATCAAATTTTATTTGTAGGCAATCATTCATTTGTGATCATTGCAGTTTCAGGATTATTTGTTGGCTTTGTTCTCGGCTTACAGGGTTACTACACGCTGAATCGCTACGGTTCTGAACAGGCTTTAGGTTTACTAGTAGCACTCTCACTTACAAGAGAGCTGGGACCAGTAATTACTGCCTTATTGTTTGCGGGCCGCGCAGGCACTTCACTTACCGCTGAAATTGGGCTGATGAAAGCTGGAGAGCAATTAAGTGCTATGGAAATGATGGCTGTAGACCCATTGGCCAGGGTGATTGCTCCTCGTCTTTGGGCCGGTATTATTGCGATGCCGATCTTGGCAACGATCTTCACTGCGGTCGGCGTGATGGGCGGTTATTTTGTAGGCGTCCCGCTCATTGGCGTGGACTCGGGTGCTTTCTGGTCACAAATGCAGGGCGGGGTAGACCTATTCTCGGATATTGGCAATGGCCTGATCAAAAGTCTTGTTTTTGGTGTTGCAGTGACTTTCATAGCGCTTTATCAGGGTTATGAGGCAAAGCCTACCCCCGAGGGCGTATCGCAAGCAACCACTCGAACGGTAGTCGTTTCTTCCTTGTCAGTCCTGGCACTGGATTTTTTATTGACCGCCATGATGTTTTCAAATTAG
- the mlaD gene encoding outer membrane lipid asymmetry maintenance protein MlaD: MRKSAIDIWVGIFVALGLLAALFLALKVGNMNAVSFQPTYKVSARFDNIGGLKPRAPVKSAGVVVGRIANISFDDKTYQATVVMTIDQTYQFPKDSSAKILTSGLLGEQYIGLEAGGSDEMLADNGKITQTQSAIVLENLISQFLYNKAADSGQDKGAAK; the protein is encoded by the coding sequence ATGAGAAAAAGTGCAATTGATATTTGGGTGGGAATTTTTGTTGCCTTGGGTTTATTGGCAGCACTCTTTCTTGCTTTGAAAGTGGGCAATATGAATGCTGTGTCATTCCAGCCAACTTATAAAGTATCTGCACGTTTTGACAATATTGGTGGCTTGAAACCGCGTGCGCCAGTCAAAAGTGCCGGCGTGGTTGTTGGCCGAATTGCCAATATTTCTTTTGACGATAAAACCTACCAAGCAACAGTCGTGATGACGATTGATCAGACTTATCAATTTCCTAAAGACTCATCAGCCAAGATTTTGACTTCAGGCTTATTGGGCGAACAATATATCGGCCTTGAGGCTGGCGGTTCAGATGAGATGTTGGCAGATAATGGAAAAATTACTCAGACTCAATCAGCCATTGTTTTAGAAAACTTGATTAGTCAATTCCTTTACAACAAAGCTGCCGATAGCGGTCAAGATAAAGGTGCCGCTAAGTAA
- a CDS encoding VacJ family lipoprotein, with translation MNAWLSFKRLVVLSLLALMFGCASIPAGVPPSPDDPWEPFNRSVFEFNEGLDAYVLKPVVAGYRFVLPEFVREGIYNFFSNYNDIYTALNNLLQGKPDYAFNDLMRVVVNTTMGLGGLIDLATPGGLEKHKEDFGQTFGVWGVPSGPYVVLPFFGPSSVRDTFGTVADLETDYLFKYIPNVGLRNSLTGLRVVNARNTYYEAGDLLDGAAIDKYSFLRDAYIQRRKYQINEGRDDEEPQMPVYENPYE, from the coding sequence ATGAACGCATGGCTAAGTTTTAAACGTCTTGTTGTGCTTAGTCTATTGGCCTTGATGTTTGGCTGTGCTTCCATCCCGGCTGGTGTTCCGCCTTCCCCTGATGATCCATGGGAGCCATTTAATCGTTCTGTCTTTGAGTTCAACGAAGGCTTAGATGCATATGTTTTGAAGCCCGTCGTAGCTGGCTATCGTTTTGTCTTACCTGAATTTGTTCGCGAAGGTATTTATAACTTCTTCAGCAACTACAACGATATCTACACTGCACTGAATAATTTATTGCAAGGCAAGCCCGACTATGCATTTAACGATCTGATGCGAGTTGTCGTGAATACGACGATGGGTCTTGGCGGCCTGATTGACCTTGCTACTCCTGGCGGTTTAGAAAAACACAAAGAAGATTTTGGACAAACCTTCGGGGTTTGGGGGGTTCCTTCAGGCCCTTACGTAGTTCTGCCCTTCTTTGGACCCAGTTCTGTCCGCGATACCTTCGGTACGGTGGCTGATTTAGAAACGGACTACCTCTTTAAATATATTCCCAATGTGGGATTGCGTAATAGCTTAACGGGCTTGCGCGTGGTCAATGCCCGTAATACCTACTATGAGGCAGGTGATTTATTGGATGGCGCTGCAATTGATAAATACAGCTTTTTACGTGATGCTTATATTCAGCGACGCAAGTATCAAATTAATGAAGGTCGGGACGATGAGGAACCTCAGATGCCTGTCTACGAAAATCCCTACGAATAA
- a CDS encoding phospholipid-binding protein MlaC: MKYPFTIRQWFTFLFCALVLSVNAYAQAPDQSTPDGLIKSVVSDVMSSVKSDPEIQKGNIPKIVDLVEKKIVPYTDMRRTTEMAMGPNWKKATPEQQAQLIAEFKNLLIRTYSGALSQLRDQTVQFKQLRAAPDDQEVTVKTVVLGHGDPVPLDYRLEKTPNGWKVYDMNIMGVWLVEAYRNQFSNQISQNGIDGLVKFLQDRNKQLASAKPANS, translated from the coding sequence ATGAAATACCCTTTCACAATTCGACAGTGGTTTACGTTCCTGTTTTGTGCTCTCGTGCTGAGCGTGAATGCATATGCACAAGCCCCTGATCAGTCGACTCCAGATGGCTTAATCAAAAGCGTGGTGTCGGATGTGATGAGCTCTGTAAAGTCTGATCCAGAAATTCAAAAAGGAAATATCCCTAAGATTGTCGATCTAGTAGAAAAAAAGATTGTTCCCTATACCGATATGCGTCGCACTACCGAAATGGCAATGGGCCCTAACTGGAAAAAAGCGACTCCTGAACAACAGGCTCAATTGATTGCTGAATTCAAGAATTTGCTGATTCGTACTTATTCTGGCGCTTTAAGTCAGCTGAGAGATCAGACTGTGCAATTTAAGCAATTGAGAGCAGCACCCGATGATCAAGAGGTTACTGTGAAAACCGTTGTATTGGGTCACGGTGATCCAGTGCCATTGGATTACCGTTTGGAAAAAACGCCAAACGGCTGGAAAGTCTACGATATGAACATCATGGGTGTATGGCTGGTTGAGGCTTACCGTAACCAGTTCTCAAATCAAATTAGTCAAAATGGCATTGATGGCTTAGTGAAGTTTTTACAAGACCGCAATAAGCAATTGGCTTCCGCTAAACCTGCGAATTCATAA
- a CDS encoding lipid asymmetry maintenance protein MlaB — MPFSLPSKVTQANVVALENEGLLNIASLQAIDCSQLVDFDSTVLTVLLAWQKKLQEKDQSIAIHHAPEKLKVLANVYGVSALLGLS; from the coding sequence ATGCCATTTTCCTTGCCTAGCAAAGTTACACAAGCAAATGTAGTTGCTCTTGAAAATGAAGGCTTACTCAATATCGCAAGCCTTCAAGCGATCGACTGTTCACAATTAGTCGATTTTGATTCCACTGTATTGACGGTGCTATTGGCATGGCAAAAAAAATTACAGGAAAAAGATCAATCCATTGCCATTCATCATGCCCCTGAAAAACTAAAGGTGCTTGCTAATGTCTATGGCGTATCTGCCCTATTAGGTCTGAGCTAA
- a CDS encoding ABC transporter permease, with protein sequence MSSVMEKNTLKYGSGFPTLLRKEIKRFYKVAFQTVAAPVLTAILYLMIFGHVLEGKEVYGHISYTAFLIPGLVMMSLLQNAFANTSSSLIQSKLTGNLVFILLTPLSHFEFFSAYVLAAVFRGVVVGFGVFLITAWYGLPALEYPLWIIIFAFLGAAVLGSLGLIAGIWADKFDQLAAFQNFFIMPATMLSGVFYSIHSLPPIWQAISRFNPFFYMIDGFRYGFFGVSDVSPWTSLTIIGSFLICVSAIALRMLQTGYKLKH encoded by the coding sequence ATGAGTAGCGTGATGGAGAAAAACACTTTGAAGTATGGGAGCGGCTTCCCAACCCTCTTGCGTAAAGAGATTAAACGCTTTTATAAGGTTGCCTTTCAGACAGTAGCTGCTCCCGTTTTAACTGCCATTTTGTACTTAATGATTTTTGGGCATGTCTTGGAGGGGAAAGAGGTCTATGGCCATATCAGTTATACGGCCTTCTTAATCCCCGGTTTAGTCATGATGAGCCTCTTACAAAATGCCTTTGCCAACACTTCCTCCTCTTTGATTCAATCAAAGCTTACTGGCAATCTGGTGTTTATCCTGCTTACCCCGCTAAGTCATTTTGAGTTCTTTTCAGCATATGTATTGGCTGCGGTTTTTCGTGGAGTCGTGGTGGGCTTCGGCGTATTTTTGATTACCGCCTGGTATGGCTTACCTGCGCTGGAATATCCTCTGTGGATTATTATTTTTGCCTTTCTCGGTGCAGCAGTGCTGGGAAGTCTTGGACTGATTGCTGGAATTTGGGCTGATAAATTTGATCAGCTTGCAGCCTTTCAGAACTTCTTCATCATGCCGGCGACGATGTTGTCTGGAGTCTTCTATTCAATTCACTCGCTTCCCCCAATTTGGCAGGCTATCTCACGCTTTAATCCATTCTTCTACATGATTGATGGATTTCGTTATGGATTCTTCGGGGTATCAGATGTGTCTCCTTGGACCAGTTTGACTATCATTGGCAGCTTCCTCATTTGCGTATCTGCGATTGCATTGCGAATGCTGCAAACAGGCTATAAGTTAAAGCATTAA
- a CDS encoding BolA family protein, with protein sequence MLPTPEQIESYIQQGIACTHIEVEGDGQHFFATIVSPDFVGKRLVQRHQLVYAAMGDRMKAEVHALSIKAFTPEEFEQNHG encoded by the coding sequence ATGTTGCCCACCCCCGAGCAAATTGAAAGCTATATTCAGCAAGGTATTGCCTGCACACATATTGAGGTTGAGGGCGATGGCCAACACTTTTTTGCTACTATCGTGAGCCCCGATTTTGTCGGCAAACGTCTGGTGCAGCGCCATCAATTGGTTTATGCCGCAATGGGCGATCGTATGAAGGCAGAGGTACACGCACTTTCGATCAAAGCATTTACCCCCGAAGAGTTTGAGCAGAATCATGGATAA
- the murA gene encoding UDP-N-acetylglucosamine 1-carboxyvinyltransferase, with protein sequence MDKLRMVGGTPLKGEVVIAGAKNAALPILCACLLTDQAITLRNVPELQDVRTMLKLLQEIGVTVEYPDANDRTHLILNAAKIKSSEATYEMVKTMRASILVLGPLLARMHSAKVSLPGGCAIGARPVDQHIKGLKAMGAKIKIESGYIQAETQTPLNRLLGASIVTDMITVTGTENLLMAATLASGTTVLENAAREPEVSDLAELLVKMGAKISGIGTDRLIIEGVESLHGAEHSVIPDRIEAGTFLCAVAAAGGEITLKHCRPDTLDAVIVKLKEAGLKIEVGADWIKASMHSRPKAVSFRTSEYPAFPTDMQAQLMAVNALASGSASITETIFENRFMHVQELNRLGADIAIEGNTAIAQGVEQLSGAIVMATDLRASASLVIAGLAAQGETQVDRIYHLDRGYDRMEQKLTLLGANIQRVK encoded by the coding sequence ATGGATAAATTGCGTATGGTGGGTGGCACGCCCCTCAAGGGAGAGGTTGTGATAGCGGGAGCAAAAAATGCAGCCCTCCCGATTTTGTGTGCTTGCCTTCTCACAGATCAAGCCATTACTTTACGTAATGTTCCAGAATTACAAGATGTCAGAACGATGCTTAAGCTTCTGCAAGAGATTGGGGTGACTGTTGAGTATCCAGACGCCAATGACCGCACCCACTTAATTCTCAATGCTGCCAAGATCAAAAGCTCCGAAGCAACTTACGAAATGGTGAAAACTATGCGCGCTTCAATCTTGGTGCTGGGGCCATTACTTGCCCGCATGCATAGCGCTAAAGTCTCTTTGCCTGGGGGCTGCGCGATTGGTGCGCGTCCAGTCGATCAGCACATCAAGGGTTTGAAGGCGATGGGCGCAAAGATCAAGATTGAGAGCGGCTACATTCAGGCAGAAACTCAGACGCCGTTGAATCGTTTGTTGGGCGCTTCGATTGTGACCGACATGATTACGGTTACTGGCACCGAAAATCTGTTGATGGCTGCCACTTTAGCCTCAGGCACTACCGTCTTAGAAAATGCTGCTCGCGAGCCAGAGGTGAGCGATCTTGCTGAGCTGCTCGTCAAAATGGGAGCAAAGATTTCCGGAATTGGAACTGATCGCCTGATCATTGAAGGTGTTGAAAGTCTGCATGGAGCGGAACATTCTGTAATTCCCGATCGGATTGAAGCGGGCACCTTTCTGTGTGCAGTAGCAGCAGCTGGTGGAGAAATTACTTTGAAGCACTGCCGTCCAGATACATTGGATGCGGTAATTGTCAAACTCAAAGAAGCGGGCCTCAAAATAGAAGTGGGTGCCGATTGGATCAAGGCTTCGATGCATTCTCGTCCAAAGGCAGTGAGCTTTAGAACTTCCGAATATCCAGCCTTTCCAACGGATATGCAGGCACAGCTGATGGCAGTCAATGCACTTGCTTCAGGAAGTGCCAGCATTACCGAAACCATTTTTGAGAATCGCTTTATGCACGTCCAAGAACTCAATCGCTTGGGGGCAGATATTGCGATTGAGGGTAACACTGCGATAGCGCAGGGCGTTGAACAGCTTTCAGGAGCCATCGTTATGGCCACGGATTTGCGGGCCTCAGCAAGTTTGGTGATTGCTGGCTTGGCTGCTCAAGGGGAAACTCAGGTTGACCGGATCTATCATCTGGATAGGGGTTATGACCGTATGGAGCAAAAGCTGACCCTCTTGGGGGCCAACATTCAGCGCGTTAAGTAA
- the hisG gene encoding ATP phosphoribosyltransferase, whose translation MKLTLALSKGRIFEETAEILSKVGIRPLEDPEKSRKLIIETSNPDVRLIIVRASDVPTYVQFGGADFGVAGLDILMEKGVDGLYVPFDLNIAKCRMSVAVREGFDYAAAVKQGSRLRVATKYVNCAREHFANKGVHIDTIQLYGSMELAPLVGLADAIVDLVSTGNTLRANGLVEVEPIADISARLIVNQASYKRKRDQLQPFFEQLK comes from the coding sequence ATGAAGTTGACTCTAGCCCTCTCAAAGGGGCGCATTTTCGAAGAAACCGCAGAGATCTTGTCCAAGGTCGGCATTCGGCCGCTGGAAGATCCTGAGAAGTCACGCAAACTCATTATTGAAACCTCTAATCCTGACGTGCGCTTGATTATTGTGCGTGCCTCAGATGTGCCAACCTATGTGCAATTTGGTGGCGCTGACTTTGGAGTGGCTGGCCTCGATATTTTGATGGAAAAAGGAGTCGATGGACTATATGTGCCATTTGATCTCAATATTGCCAAGTGTCGAATGTCAGTAGCAGTGCGCGAAGGATTTGACTATGCAGCAGCAGTCAAGCAGGGCTCACGCTTACGAGTTGCGACAAAGTATGTGAATTGCGCACGCGAACACTTTGCGAATAAAGGTGTTCACATCGATACGATTCAACTATATGGTTCGATGGAGTTGGCGCCTTTAGTTGGTTTGGCCGATGCGATCGTAGACTTAGTTTCTACTGGCAACACTTTGCGTGCAAACGGTTTGGTAGAGGTCGAACCAATCGCCGATATTAGTGCACGTTTAATTGTCAATCAAGCCTCCTATAAACGGAAGCGCGATCAACTGCAGCCCTTTTTTGAGCAATTGAAGTAA
- the hisD gene encoding histidinol dehydrogenase, giving the protein MTVAISIQRLNSLDANFKEKLLGSLSLPMADDAAIDAAVVNILNQVKSDGDTAVLGFTKQFDRLNVNSVAELEIPKSDLEAAYLQLSSEQKNALDIAAQRVRAYHEQQRKEAGCHSWEYTEKDGTRLGQKVTPLDRVGIYVPGGKAAYPSSVLMNAIPAKVAGVQEVMMVVPTPDGARNSLVLAAAWISGVDRVFTIGGAQAVAALAYGTQTIPSVDKIVGPGNAYVAAAKRRVFGTVGIDMIAGPSEILILCDGSIDPNWIAMDLFSQAEHDELAQSILLCPDAAFIEKVQASIDRLLPEMPRKQVIETSLKNRALLIQVKDMHEACEIANAIAAEHLEICAAEPRLWAEKIRHAGAIFMGNYTSESLGDYCAGPNHVLPTARTARFSSPLGVYDFIKRSSMIEVSEAGAQTLGQVASTLAHGEGLQAHARAAEMRLKK; this is encoded by the coding sequence ATGACTGTAGCAATTTCAATTCAGCGTCTGAATAGTCTAGATGCGAACTTTAAAGAGAAATTATTGGGCAGCCTGTCTTTACCGATGGCTGACGACGCAGCGATTGATGCGGCTGTAGTCAATATTCTCAATCAAGTGAAGTCTGACGGTGACACTGCTGTCTTGGGTTTTACCAAACAATTTGATCGCCTCAATGTCAACAGTGTTGCTGAACTAGAGATTCCTAAGAGCGATCTTGAGGCCGCCTATCTGCAATTGTCATCAGAGCAAAAAAATGCCTTAGATATTGCAGCGCAGAGAGTACGGGCTTATCACGAGCAACAGAGAAAAGAAGCGGGTTGCCATTCTTGGGAATACACCGAGAAAGACGGTACTCGCTTAGGGCAAAAAGTGACACCTCTGGATCGGGTGGGAATTTATGTGCCTGGTGGTAAAGCGGCATACCCTTCATCGGTATTAATGAATGCGATACCTGCAAAAGTTGCTGGTGTTCAAGAAGTCATGATGGTGGTGCCCACTCCTGATGGAGCCCGCAACTCTCTAGTATTGGCGGCTGCATGGATCTCTGGAGTTGATCGGGTCTTCACGATTGGTGGGGCGCAAGCCGTTGCAGCTTTGGCTTATGGCACTCAAACCATTCCTTCAGTCGATAAAATTGTTGGTCCCGGTAATGCGTATGTCGCTGCAGCTAAGCGCCGCGTATTTGGTACGGTTGGCATCGATATGATTGCAGGCCCATCGGAAATTTTGATTCTGTGTGATGGCTCGATTGATCCTAATTGGATTGCGATGGATTTGTTCTCGCAAGCTGAGCATGATGAATTGGCTCAGTCAATTTTGCTGTGTCCAGATGCAGCATTTATTGAAAAAGTACAGGCCAGTATTGATCGGTTATTGCCTGAGATGCCCAGAAAGCAAGTCATTGAGACTTCGTTGAAGAATCGCGCTTTACTTATTCAGGTGAAAGATATGCATGAGGCTTGCGAGATTGCCAATGCTATTGCGGCTGAGCACTTAGAGATTTGTGCAGCTGAGCCTCGCCTATGGGCTGAGAAGATTCGCCATGCTGGCGCTATCTTTATGGGTAACTATACGAGTGAATCGCTAGGCGATTATTGCGCCGGACCCAACCACGTATTACCAACCGCTCGTACAGCACGCTTTTCTTCCCCCTTGGGCGTTTACGATTTCATCAAGCGCTCAAGCATGATTGAGGTCAGCGAAGCAGGTGCACAGACTTTAGGTCAAGTAGCCAGTACCCTGGCTCATGGTGAGGGTCTGCAAGCGCATGCACGTGCAGCAGAGATGCGTCTCAAGAAGTAA
- the hisC gene encoding histidinol-phosphate transaminase yields MSRFWSPVVATLTPYVPGEQPQMQRLVKLNTNESPYGPSPKALTAIQSQTTDDLRLYPDPESKALKAAIAKLHGLEANQVFVGNGSDEVLAHLFLALFKQKQPILFPDITYSFYPVYCKLYGIEYQTMPLGPEFEINATDYEVPNGGIIFPNPNAPTGRSIPRTEIAALLKRNSGSVLVIDEAYVDYGTESSIPLLRGPNCPENLLVVHTLSKSRALAGLRVGFAVGHPDLIAGLERVKDSFNSYPLGRLAQAGAVAAVEDQAYLERTCSKVMQTREQLVEALSALGFDTLPSSANFILTKHPKHAGEKLYQALRERGIIVRHFKTPRIADFLRITIGTDEQTQELLSALQEILN; encoded by the coding sequence ATGAGCCGTTTTTGGAGCCCCGTTGTAGCTACACTCACGCCCTATGTTCCGGGGGAGCAGCCGCAAATGCAGCGCTTGGTTAAGCTCAATACCAATGAGAGCCCCTATGGTCCCTCTCCTAAAGCATTGACCGCGATTCAAAGTCAGACTACTGATGATCTTCGACTGTATCCTGATCCTGAGAGCAAAGCTCTCAAGGCTGCGATTGCAAAGCTACATGGGCTAGAAGCAAATCAAGTGTTTGTTGGTAACGGCTCCGATGAAGTTCTAGCACATCTTTTTTTAGCGCTATTCAAGCAAAAGCAACCCATCTTATTTCCAGATATCACCTATAGCTTTTACCCCGTTTATTGCAAACTCTATGGGATTGAATATCAAACGATGCCATTGGGCCCAGAATTCGAGATCAATGCCACTGACTATGAAGTGCCTAATGGCGGAATTATTTTTCCCAATCCCAATGCACCTACTGGTCGATCTATTCCGCGTACAGAGATTGCAGCCCTACTAAAAAGAAATTCAGGCTCTGTTTTAGTCATCGATGAAGCCTACGTGGATTACGGAACTGAATCTTCCATTCCACTTTTGCGTGGACCCAACTGCCCAGAAAATTTACTCGTGGTGCACACCCTATCCAAATCACGGGCTTTAGCAGGTCTTCGGGTTGGCTTTGCAGTAGGACATCCCGATTTGATCGCCGGACTAGAAAGAGTCAAAGATAGTTTTAACTCCTACCCATTGGGCAGGCTCGCGCAGGCTGGGGCAGTTGCCGCGGTCGAAGATCAAGCCTATCTTGAGCGCACCTGTTCAAAAGTGATGCAGACACGTGAGCAATTAGTTGAAGCGCTTAGCGCTTTGGGTTTTGACACTTTACCTTCAAGCGCCAACTTTATTCTAACTAAGCATCCAAAACATGCTGGCGAAAAACTCTATCAAGCGCTTCGTGAACGCGGCATTATCGTGCGCCACTTTAAGACTCCACGTATTGCGGATTTCTTGAGAATCACCATTGGTACGGATGAGCAAACCCAAGAATTACTCTCAGCACTGCAAGAAATCTTGAATTAG
- the hisB gene encoding imidazoleglycerol-phosphate dehydratase HisB, producing MRQADVTRNTSETKIDISINLDGTGKAELASGVPFLDHMLDQIARHGMIDLKVLAKGDTHIDDHHTVEDVGITLGQAFAKAVGDKAGITRYGHSYVPLDETLSRVVIDFSGRPGLEFNVPFTRARVGDFDVDLSIEFFRGFVNHAGVTLHIDNIRGINAHHQIETVFKAFGRALRMALAIDPRASGAVPSTKGSL from the coding sequence ATGCGGCAAGCTGACGTTACCCGAAACACTTCGGAAACCAAAATCGATATTTCCATTAATTTGGATGGAACTGGTAAGGCTGAATTAGCCTCAGGCGTCCCTTTTTTGGATCACATGCTTGATCAAATTGCACGCCATGGAATGATTGATCTTAAAGTGCTTGCAAAGGGTGATACCCATATTGATGACCACCATACCGTTGAGGATGTCGGCATTACTTTGGGCCAGGCTTTTGCAAAAGCGGTTGGCGATAAAGCGGGCATTACGCGTTATGGGCACTCTTATGTCCCACTAGATGAAACCTTGTCCAGAGTCGTGATTGATTTTTCTGGCCGTCCCGGCCTGGAATTTAATGTGCCCTTTACGCGTGCCCGAGTGGGTGATTTTGATGTGGATCTGAGTATTGAGTTTTTCCGTGGCTTCGTGAATCACGCCGGGGTCACTTTGCACATCGATAATATTCGGGGCATTAACGCCCATCACCAGATTGAGACAGTCTTCAAGGCCTTTGGTCGCGCATTAAGAATGGCTTTGGCGATCGACCCCCGTGCTTCGGGTGCTGTTCCCTCAACCAAAGGCAGCCTCTAA